One Trichosurus vulpecula isolate mTriVul1 chromosome 7, mTriVul1.pri, whole genome shotgun sequence genomic region harbors:
- the CHRNB1 gene encoding acetylcholine receptor subunit beta isoform X1 has product MTPGVLLLGTLAVLFSIDVPFLGASGTLAEGQLLEKLFSGYDSSVRPARDPGDRVPVSIGLTLAQIISLNEKDEELITKVYVDLVWTDYRLSWNPEEHEGIDSLRIASDSVWLPDVVLMNNNDGNFDVALNIHVLVTSDGSVRWLPPAIYRSSCSIQVTYFPFDWQNCTMVFSSYSYDSSQVSLSPGLDLDGQQRSEIYIHEGNFIENGQWEIIHKSSRLNGPSGEGQGGKEGERQDVTFYLIIRRKPLFYLVNVIIPCVLITLLAIFVFYLPPDAGEKMTLSIFALLTLTVFLLLLASKVPETSLAVPIIVKYLMFTMILVTFSVILSVIVLNLHHRSPHTHQMPLWVHQIFIHKLPWYLGLKRPKVERTRKPEPPVLALRDSPGSGWGRATDEYFIRKPPGDFSKTNRFQPELSPPDLRRFMNGGPSGSRRLPPELREVVNSISYIARQLQEQEDYEDLKEDWQYVAMVVDRLFLWTFIIFTSVGTLIIFLDASYHLPPSDPFP; this is encoded by the exons ATGACTCCAGGAGTGTTGCTGCTGGGGACCCTGGCGGTCCTGTTCTCCATAGAC GTCCCATTTTTAGGGGCAAGCGGCACGTTGGCGGAGGGTCAGCTCCTGGAAAAGCTTTTCTCGGGTTACGACAGCTCCGTGAGGCCTGCCCGGGACCCTGGGGACCGTGTACCCGTCAGCATCGGCCTAACCCTAGCGCAGATCATCAGCTTG AACGAGAAGGACGAGGAGCTAATCACCAAGGTGTATGTGGACCTG GTATGGACGGATTACAGACTAAGCTGGAACCCTGAGGAACATGAGGGGATAGACTCGTTAAGGATTGCATCGGATTCCGTGTGGCTCCCGGATGTAGTGCTCATGAACAA CAATGATGGAAACTTCGACGTCGCTCTAAATATCCATGTGTTGGTGACCTCTGATGGCTCCGTGCGCTGGCTGCCCCCTGCCATTTACCGCAGCAGCTGTAGTATCCAG GTCACCTACTTTCCCTTTGACTGGCAGAATTGCACTATGGTCTTCAGTTCTTACAGTTATGACAGCTCTCAGGTCAGCCTGAGCCCAGGGCTTGATCTGGATGGACAACAGAGGAGTGAGATCTACATCCATGAGGGAAACTTCATTG AGAATGGCCAGTGGGAAATAATCCATAAATCCTCAAGACTGAATGGCCCCTCAGGAGAGGgacaaggagggaaggaaggagagcgcCAGGATGTCACCTTCTATCTCATCATCCGCCGGAAGCCACTCTTCTACCTGGTCAATGTCATAATTCCCTGCGTTCTGATCACTCTCCTGGCCATTTTTGTCTTCTACCTACCCCCGGATGCTG GGGAGAAGATGACACTCTCAATCTTTGCCCTGCTGACCCTGACGGTGTTCCTACTGCTGCTGGCCAGTAAGGTTCCTGAGACATCCCTGGCTGTCCCCATCATTGTCAAGTACCTCATGTTCACCATGATTCTGGTCACCTTCTCAGTCATACTCAGTGTCATTGTCCTCAACCTGCATCATCGGTCCCCTCATACCCATCAAATGCCCCTCTGGGTTCATCAG ATCTTCATCCACAAACTCCCCTGGTACTTGGGTCTGAAGAGGCCCAAGGTGGAGCGAACACGGAAGCCTGAACCTCCAGTCTTGGCGCTCAGGGACTCCCCAGGCAGCGGCTGGGGTCGAGCCACAGATGAATATTTCATCCGGAAGCCTCCGGGGGATTTCTCTAAAACCAACAG GTTTCAGCCTGAGCTCTCCCCTCCCGACCTTCGGCGTTTTATGAACGGGGGTCCGAGCGGGAGTCGGAGGCTGCCCCCAGAACTGCGGGAAGTGGTGAACTCCATAAGCTACATCGCTCGCCAATTGCAGGAGCAAGAGGACTACGAAGAC ctgaaGGAGGATTGGCAATATGTGGCTATGGTGGTGGACCGACTCTTCTTGTGGACCTTCATCATTTTCACCAGCGTGGGGACACTTATAATCTTCCTGGATGCCTCCTACCACCTGCCGCCTTCCGACCCCTTCCCCTAG
- the CHRNB1 gene encoding acetylcholine receptor subunit beta isoform X2: protein MTPGVLLLGTLAVLFSIDGASGTLAEGQLLEKLFSGYDSSVRPARDPGDRVPVSIGLTLAQIISLNEKDEELITKVYVDLVWTDYRLSWNPEEHEGIDSLRIASDSVWLPDVVLMNNNDGNFDVALNIHVLVTSDGSVRWLPPAIYRSSCSIQVTYFPFDWQNCTMVFSSYSYDSSQVSLSPGLDLDGQQRSEIYIHEGNFIENGQWEIIHKSSRLNGPSGEGQGGKEGERQDVTFYLIIRRKPLFYLVNVIIPCVLITLLAIFVFYLPPDAGEKMTLSIFALLTLTVFLLLLASKVPETSLAVPIIVKYLMFTMILVTFSVILSVIVLNLHHRSPHTHQMPLWVHQIFIHKLPWYLGLKRPKVERTRKPEPPVLALRDSPGSGWGRATDEYFIRKPPGDFSKTNRFQPELSPPDLRRFMNGGPSGSRRLPPELREVVNSISYIARQLQEQEDYEDLKEDWQYVAMVVDRLFLWTFIIFTSVGTLIIFLDASYHLPPSDPFP from the exons ATGACTCCAGGAGTGTTGCTGCTGGGGACCCTGGCGGTCCTGTTCTCCATAGACG GGGCAAGCGGCACGTTGGCGGAGGGTCAGCTCCTGGAAAAGCTTTTCTCGGGTTACGACAGCTCCGTGAGGCCTGCCCGGGACCCTGGGGACCGTGTACCCGTCAGCATCGGCCTAACCCTAGCGCAGATCATCAGCTTG AACGAGAAGGACGAGGAGCTAATCACCAAGGTGTATGTGGACCTG GTATGGACGGATTACAGACTAAGCTGGAACCCTGAGGAACATGAGGGGATAGACTCGTTAAGGATTGCATCGGATTCCGTGTGGCTCCCGGATGTAGTGCTCATGAACAA CAATGATGGAAACTTCGACGTCGCTCTAAATATCCATGTGTTGGTGACCTCTGATGGCTCCGTGCGCTGGCTGCCCCCTGCCATTTACCGCAGCAGCTGTAGTATCCAG GTCACCTACTTTCCCTTTGACTGGCAGAATTGCACTATGGTCTTCAGTTCTTACAGTTATGACAGCTCTCAGGTCAGCCTGAGCCCAGGGCTTGATCTGGATGGACAACAGAGGAGTGAGATCTACATCCATGAGGGAAACTTCATTG AGAATGGCCAGTGGGAAATAATCCATAAATCCTCAAGACTGAATGGCCCCTCAGGAGAGGgacaaggagggaaggaaggagagcgcCAGGATGTCACCTTCTATCTCATCATCCGCCGGAAGCCACTCTTCTACCTGGTCAATGTCATAATTCCCTGCGTTCTGATCACTCTCCTGGCCATTTTTGTCTTCTACCTACCCCCGGATGCTG GGGAGAAGATGACACTCTCAATCTTTGCCCTGCTGACCCTGACGGTGTTCCTACTGCTGCTGGCCAGTAAGGTTCCTGAGACATCCCTGGCTGTCCCCATCATTGTCAAGTACCTCATGTTCACCATGATTCTGGTCACCTTCTCAGTCATACTCAGTGTCATTGTCCTCAACCTGCATCATCGGTCCCCTCATACCCATCAAATGCCCCTCTGGGTTCATCAG ATCTTCATCCACAAACTCCCCTGGTACTTGGGTCTGAAGAGGCCCAAGGTGGAGCGAACACGGAAGCCTGAACCTCCAGTCTTGGCGCTCAGGGACTCCCCAGGCAGCGGCTGGGGTCGAGCCACAGATGAATATTTCATCCGGAAGCCTCCGGGGGATTTCTCTAAAACCAACAG GTTTCAGCCTGAGCTCTCCCCTCCCGACCTTCGGCGTTTTATGAACGGGGGTCCGAGCGGGAGTCGGAGGCTGCCCCCAGAACTGCGGGAAGTGGTGAACTCCATAAGCTACATCGCTCGCCAATTGCAGGAGCAAGAGGACTACGAAGAC ctgaaGGAGGATTGGCAATATGTGGCTATGGTGGTGGACCGACTCTTCTTGTGGACCTTCATCATTTTCACCAGCGTGGGGACACTTATAATCTTCCTGGATGCCTCCTACCACCTGCCGCCTTCCGACCCCTTCCCCTAG
- the ZBTB4 gene encoding zinc finger and BTB domain-containing protein 4, which yields MPPPAEVTDPSHAPAVLHQLNEQRLRGLFCDVTLIAGDTKFPAHRSVLAASSPFFREALLAQAPSPLPPVTRDPAPNPSASSASSSSSSSSSSSSSSSSSSFSSSSSSSSSPPPPSSSPTASHPPRVLELPGVPAAAFSDVLNFIYSARLALPGGGGDGAAMAEIGALGRRLGISRLQGLSESGDAWVPPAPPPAAPPEVDSFTTGPSKEWQGSGSEVPTSQTSLPRRSLPCPRCGKSFIHAKRLQTHEAQCRRGTGARGTAGGQGDGGSQEESPEGIQNSSASPSTSFRGGPEHVVKVVGGHVLYVCGACERSYVTLSSLKRHSNVHSWRRKYPCRYCEKVFALAEYRTKHEVWHTGERRYQCIFCWETFVTYYNLKTHQRAFHGISPGLLASEKTPNGGYKPKLNTLKLYRLLPMRSAKRPYKTYSQGAPSAPAPAPLSPEPTPSASTIPPLLPTPPPPPPVPPPPPNPAPPPSVIAFAHPAPSVIVHGGSSAGSSMIGTTGAQAASVIAYTAPPRPPKKREYPPPPPQPAVAVVTATPSTPATATTGATAEETKGRNLRAGKTLTYTAKPAGGGGMGPSGGLSWGGDSSQPQPPPPLCQITVRIGEEAIVTRRISETDLHPGEASGLEEGEDSEDEEEEEEEEEEEEEETEAGSEDQLWRPYYSYKPKRKLVGTGGGSSGTSSGGGTPKCRRPRWRRKFERRAWEESRSTESPSGQASDEWKHQCGDCGKAFSALRKLHKHQEAHGGGGIQGPRAGRKPLTRFACSHCSKVCKTAAALSRHGQRHTGEQPGGTPTPVIAYSKSRGGSGAGSGLGLGDSGVKEEAPQEMQVSSSSGEAGGGGAVGGGGPEAASLQDPVISGGEEPLAMGGGSYPPVQEFPLALVEDKQEVSDGVEKAGAEGLIGGGVEGTAPAKVTFYPEPYPLVYGPQLLAAYPYNFSNLAALPVALNMVLPDEKGGGALPFLPGVFSYAVNPRAAPPTPPLPQSMPSPVPPKGDGGGEGIERAQKGDVG from the exons ATGCCCCCCCCTGCAGAGGTGACAGACCCGTCCCATGCCCCAGCTGTGCTGCACCAACTCAATGAACAGCGTCTCCGTGGCCTCTTCTGTGACGTCACCCTCATTGCTGGAGACACCAAATTCCCAGCTCATCGAAGTGTCCTGGCTGCCTCCAGCCCCTTCTTCAGAGAGGCCTTACTGGCCCAAGCCCCATCACCACTGCCACCTGTGACAAGGGACCCTGCCCCTAacccttctgcttcttctgcttcctcctcctcttcctcctcctcttcctcttcctcctcctcttcctcctcttccttttcctcttcttcttcctcttcctcttctccacctccacCATCCTCCTCCCCTACAGCTTCACACCCACCCCGAGTTCTAGAGTTGCCAGGAGTCCCAGCAGCTGCCTTCTCTGACGTCCTCAATTTCATCTACAGTGCCCGACTGGCGCTGCCTGGAGGTGGTGGGGACGGGGCAGCTATGGCAGAAATTGGGGCTTTGGGACGGCGTTTGGGTATCTCACGACTTCAGGGTCTCAGTGAAAGTGGGGATGCTTGGGTTCCTCCTGCTCCACCCCCTGCAGCTCCACCTGAGGTTGATAGCTTTACCACTGGGCCTTCGAAGGAGTGGCAGGGAAGTGGAAGTGAAGTTCCTACATCTCAGACTTCCCTTCCCCGGCGCTCTCTTCCCTGCCCTCGCTGTGGGAAGAGTTTTATCCATGCTAAACGGCTGCAGACACATGAGGCACAGTGTAGACGAGGGACAGGGGCCCGGGGGACAGCAGGCGGGCAAGGGGATGGGGGCTCCCAGGAAGAGAGCCCAGAAGGGATCCAAAATTCATCGGCTTCCCCTAGCACAAGTTTCCGAGGGGGTCCAGAGCATGTGGTGAAGGTGGTGGGGGGTCATGTGCTGTATGTATGTGGGGCTTGTGAACGCTCCTATGTGACACTCTCGAGTCTGAAGCGGCATAGTAATGTCCACTCATGGCGCAGGAAATATCCCTGCCGCTACTGTGAAAAGGTGTTTGCCCTGGCTGAATACCGGACCAAGCATGAGGTGTGGCACACAGGGGAGCGGAG GTACCAGTGCATCTTCTGCTGGGAGACATTTGTCACTTATTACAACTTGAAGACTCACCAGCGAGCCTTCCATGGTATCAGCCCAGGCCTCTTGGCCAGTGAGAAGACCCCCAATGGTGGCTACAAACCCAAGCTGAATACCCTCAAACTATACCGTCTTCTCCCTATGCGGTCTGCCAAGCGACCCTATAAGACTTATAGCCAAGGGGCACCCTCTGCCCCTGCTCCTGCCCCTTTGTCACCAGAACCCACTCCATCTGCATCGACCATCCCTCCGCTCCTCCCcacaccaccacctccaccacccgttcctcctccaccccccaaccctgcccccccaccctctGTCATTGCCTTTGCCCACCCAGCCCCTTCAGTTATTGTACATGGAGGCAGCAGCGCAGGAAGTAGCATGATTGGCACAACTGGAGCTCAGGCTGCCTCAGTGATTGCCTACACAGCTCCACCAAGGCCTCCCAAGAAACGTGAAtacccgccccctcccccccagccagCAGTAGCAGTGGTCACGGCAACACCATCCACCCCGGCCACAGCCACAACGGGGGCCACTGCAGAAGAGACCAAGGGTAGGAATCTCCGGGCAGGAAAGACTCTGACATATACAGCCAAGCCAGCTGGTGGGGGGGGAATGGGCCCTTCTGGGGGGCTTAGCTGGGGCGGAGACTCTTCCCAACCCCAGCCTCCCCCACCACTGTGCCAGATCACAGTTCGAATAGGTGAGGAGGCTATTGTCACTCGAAGAATTTCTGAGACTGACCTCCACCCTGGAGAGGCTAGCGGCCTTGAAGAAGGAGAGGAcagtgaagatgaggaagaggaagaggaggaggaagaagaggaggaagaggagactgaggccggGAGTGAGGACCAGCTCTGGCGGCCATACTATTCCTATAAACCTAAACGAAAATTGGTTGGCACCGGTGGGGGGAGTAGCGGGACCAGCAGTGGTGGTGGGACCCCCAAGTGCCGACGCCCTCGCTGGAGAAGGAAGTTTGAAAGACGAGCCTGGGAAGAGTCCAGATCCACCGAGAGCCCCTCTGGACAGGCCAGCGATGAGTGGAAACATCAATGCGGAGACTGTGGCAAAGCTTTCTCAGCCCTGAGGAAGCTGCACAAACACCAGGAAGCCCATGGCGGTGGGGGGATCCAGGGACCCCGGGCCGGCCGGAAGCCTTTGACCCGATTTGCTTGTTCCCACTGTTCAAAGGTGTGTAAGACAGCAGCTGCCCTGAGCCGCCATGGGCAGAGGCACACTGGGGAGCAGCCGGGGGGTACCCCCACACCTGTCATTGCCTATTCCAAGAGCAGGGGAGGAAGTGGGGCTGGGTCAGGACTGGGATTAGGTGACAGTGGGGTGAAGGAGGAGGCCCCCCAGGAAATGCAGGTGTCCTCATCCAGTGGCGaggctggtgggggaggggcggtTGGTGGGGGGGGCCCTGAGGCTGCCTCTCTCCAGGATCCTGTTATCTCAGGAGGGGAGGAACCCCTAGCAATGGGAGGTGGTAGCTATCCTCCGGTGCAAGAGTTCCCCCTGGCCTTGGTTGAAGATAAGCAGGAGGTTTCAGATGGTGTGGAGAAGGCTGGAGCTGAGGGACTGATTGGGGGCGGTGTGGAGGGGACTGCACCGGCCAAAGTCACTTTCTACCCTGAGCCCTACCCCCTGGTGTACGGTCCTCAGCTCCTTGCTGCCTACCCTTACAACTTCAGTAACCTGGCTGCACTTCCAGTTGCCCTCAACATGGTCCTGCCTGATGAGAAGGGTGGTGGTGCGCTACCCTTCTTGCCTGGGGTCTTCAGCTATGCTGTGAACCCTCGGGCAGCACCCCCGACACCCCCTCTCCCTCAGTCTATGCCTTCACCAGTCCCCCCCAagggggatgggggcggggaaggAATTGAGAGGGCCCAGAAGGGAGATGTGGGGTGA
- the FGF11 gene encoding fibroblast growth factor 11: protein MAALASSLIRQKREVRDPGTSRPVSAQRRVCPRGTKSLCQKQILILLSKVRLCGGRRARPDRAPEPQLKGIITKLFCRQGFYLQANPDGSINGTQEDTSSFTQFNLIPVGLRVVTIQSTKLGHYVAMNAEGLLYSSPHFTAECRFKECVFENYYVLYASALYRQRRSGRAWYLGLDKEGRVMKGNRVKKTKAAAHFVPKLLEVAMYREPSLHNVPETSPTNDEPPPVSFPPKT from the exons ATGGCGGCGCTGGCCAGCAGCCTGATCAGGCAGAAGAGAGAGGTACGAGACCCTGGGACAAGTCGACCGGTGTCAGCCCAACGGCGAGTGTGCCCGAGGGGTACTAAGTCCTTGTGTCAGAAGCAGATACTGATTCTGCTCTCCAAGGTCCGTCTGTGTGGGGGGCGACGGGCGCGGCCGGACAGGGCCCCGG aGCCCCAGCTCAAAGGCATCATCACAAAGCTTTTCTGCCGTCAGGGTTTCTATCTCCAGGCCAATCCAGATGGGAGCATCAATGGGACACAAGAGGATACCAGCTCCTTca CTCAGTTTAACCTGATCCCTGTGGGTCTCCGTGTGGTCACAATCCAGAGCACCAAGCTGGGGCACTATGTAGCCATGAATGCTGAGGGACTACTCTATAGCTCG CCGCATTTCACAGCAGAGTGTCGCTTTAAGGAGTGCGTCTTTGAGAATTATTACGTCCTTTACGCCTCTGCCCTCTACCGCCAGCGTCGTTCGGGCCGAGCTTGGTATCTGGGTTTGGACAAGGAGGGCCGCGTCATGAAGGGAAACAGAGTTAAGAAGACCAAAGCAGCCGCCCATTTTGTGCCTAAACTCCTGGAAG TGGCCATGTACCGGGAGCCTTCCCTGCACAATGTACCTGAGACGTCTCCTACGAACGACGAGCCTCCTCCAGTCTCTTTTCCTCCAAAAACATAA